The Lolium rigidum isolate FL_2022 chromosome 1, APGP_CSIRO_Lrig_0.1, whole genome shotgun sequence region CTGCAGAGTCTCCCTCCTGGCCGCGAGCTTCCGGCAGACCTGGCCGTCCTGGAGGCAGCTCCGGATCCTGGCCCAGTTCTCGTGGTTCTCGACCCGGCGCTGCAGCCAGGTGGAGTACTCCCCGAGGCGGTACTCCCTGTAGCCCCTCCCGgagacgacggcgccggcgccgcggtTGGTGACGACGAAGGCGAAGACGGtgaagacgaggaggagcgcgatgaggaggaagagcgcGACGAGGTAGAGCCAGAGCAGGCAGGACGCGCGGCAGAGGGACCCCGCCAGCCCCGCGAGGGAGAGGGCCAGGAGCAGCGCCCCGAGCGCGATGACGGGCCGCTCCAGGAACCGCTCGCagtcggtggtggcggcgcggtggcTCAGCCAGATGCCGCCGCCGAGGACCGCGAGCGCGAGGACGAGGACTCCGGCGTTGAGCAGGCCCAGCAGCCCGTTGCTGCAGCGCGCCATTTGATTGCTGCGGTgccggtgcgccgccgccgccgctctggcTTCGAACTTGGTGGGCTGTGCCGCGCGTGCGGGGAGGCGTGCGTGCGTGGCTTTGCGGCCGTGGGGTTTTCTAGCGTGGTCTCCGCTGGATTTCGAATTTGGAATTTGGAGTCGGGAGTGGTTCGTCGCAAACAGAAAGGGATTTAGAAAGGCAGTTCGCCTTTTTCACTTTTTTATTAAGAGACGATCTTCTCTGCCGGGCGTCGGCGCGACGCAAATCATGCCAACAGTTTGTTTGTTTGTGTTGAGCCCAATGGTTGAAATTAACCGTGCGTCCCGTTACCTCTAAGGATGTCCTCAGTGGTTCGATGTATATTTTTTTCATTAAAAATCCATAATTTACATAATTCTAAAAATACATAAAAAGCCTAAAATCTAGCTACGGActactgctcgtcgtcgctgacgaggttgaTGAACTCCGGCACCCGGCATGGGAGCTGGTACGCCGATGGTGGAGGAGGACGGCAGCCTG contains the following coding sequences:
- the LOC124684520 gene encoding tetraspanin-8-like, with the translated sequence MARCSNGLLGLLNAGVLVLALAVLGGGIWLSHRAATTDCERFLERPVIALGALLLALSLAGLAGSLCRASCLLWLYLVALFLLIALLLVFTVFAFVVTNRGAGAVVSGRGYREYRLGEYSTWLQRRVENHENWARIRSCLQDGQVCRKLAARRETLQQFATSHLSPIQSGCCKPPTGCNFAYQSETVWIKPAGLNSTDDPDCNTWSNDPRALCYGCQSCKAGVLANLKNDWKKIATVNIIFLIFLIVVYSVGCCAFRNNRQDNSHPAWK